The following are from one region of the Erwinia billingiae Eb661 genome:
- the malK gene encoding maltose/maltodextrin ABC transporter ATP-binding protein MalK encodes MASVSLSGVYKAFGETVISSDINLEIEEGEFVVFVGPSGCGKSTLLRMIAGLEEITAGELKIGNQRMNEVPPAGRGIGMVFQSYALYPHLSVAENMSFGLKLSRTKKAEIDRRVNQVSEVLQLAHLLDRRPKALSGGQRQRVAIGRTLVAEPTVFLLDEPLSNLDAALRVQMRIEISRLHKRLKRTMIYVTHDQVEAMTLADKIVVLNAGKIAQIGKPLALYHYPANRFVAGFIGSPKMNFLPVKVVAVEPDRVQVELPDRQWVWLSVSGSDVIVGSNLSLGIRPEHLLPGDRAEIALSGEVQVVEQLGNETQIHIQIPAIRQNLVYRQNDVVLVEEGATFAIGLPPHRCHLFREDGTACRRLHPEPGV; translated from the coding sequence ATGGCGAGCGTTTCCCTCAGCGGCGTATATAAAGCCTTCGGTGAGACCGTGATTTCCAGCGACATCAATCTGGAGATAGAAGAAGGCGAGTTCGTGGTCTTCGTCGGGCCATCGGGCTGCGGAAAATCCACCCTGCTGCGGATGATCGCCGGGCTGGAGGAGATCACCGCCGGTGAGCTGAAGATTGGCAATCAGCGCATGAATGAGGTGCCGCCTGCCGGCCGCGGGATCGGCATGGTGTTTCAGTCCTACGCCCTCTATCCGCACCTGTCGGTGGCCGAAAACATGTCGTTTGGCCTCAAGCTGTCGCGCACCAAAAAAGCCGAGATTGACCGGCGGGTGAACCAGGTCTCCGAAGTGTTGCAGCTGGCGCACCTGCTCGACCGCCGTCCAAAAGCGCTGTCCGGCGGGCAACGTCAGCGCGTGGCGATTGGCCGCACGCTGGTGGCAGAGCCGACGGTATTTTTGCTCGATGAACCGCTCTCTAACCTCGATGCGGCGCTGCGTGTGCAGATGCGCATTGAGATCTCCCGACTGCATAAGCGCCTGAAGCGCACGATGATTTACGTCACCCACGATCAGGTTGAAGCGATGACGCTGGCCGACAAAATCGTGGTGCTGAACGCCGGCAAGATCGCCCAGATTGGCAAGCCGCTGGCGCTTTACCACTATCCCGCCAACCGCTTTGTCGCCGGCTTTATTGGCTCGCCGAAAATGAACTTCCTGCCGGTAAAAGTGGTGGCCGTCGAGCCTGACCGCGTGCAGGTCGAGCTGCCCGATCGCCAGTGGGTCTGGCTGTCGGTATCCGGCAGTGACGTCATTGTCGGCAGCAACCTTTCGCTGGGTATTCGCCCTGAACACCTGCTGCCCGGTGACCGCGCCGAAATCGCGCTGTCCGGCGAAGTGCAGGTGGTCGAGCAGCTCGGCAACGAAACACAGATCCACATCCAGATTCCGGCAATTCGTCAAAACCTGGTTTACCGCCAGAACGACGTGGTGCTGGTAGAAGAAGGTGCAACATTCGCAATCGGCCTGCCGCCACACCGCTGTCATCTGTTCCGTGAAGACGGGACGGCCTGTCGCCGGTTACACCCGGAGCCGGGCGTTTAA
- the malE gene encoding maltose/maltodextrin ABC transporter substrate-binding protein MalE encodes MALSIKNVIKHTVAVSALATLVLSSSAFAKIEEGKLVIWINGDKGYNGLAEVGKQFEKDTGIKVTVEHPDKLEEKYPQVAATGDGPDIIFWAHDRFGGYAQSGLVAEVSPDKAFKDKLFPFTWDAVTFNGKLIGYPVAVESLSLIYNKDLVKTPPKTWEEIPALDKTLKAQGKSAIMWNLQEPYFTWPIIAADGGYAFKYVDGKYDIKNTGVNNEGSKAGLQFIVDLVKNKHISADTDYSISEAAFNKGQTALTIDGPWAWSNLDKSKINYGVALLPTFHGKPSKPFVGVLTAGINAASPNKELAKEFIENYLITDAGLAAVNKDKPLGAVALKSYQQKLESDPRIAATMANSKNGEIMPNIPQMSAFWYAERSAIINAVNGRQTVPQALKDVETRVTK; translated from the coding sequence ATGGCCCTCAGCATCAAGAACGTTATCAAACACACTGTCGCAGTTTCCGCGCTGGCTACGCTGGTGCTCTCGTCGTCCGCCTTCGCCAAAATCGAAGAAGGCAAGCTGGTGATCTGGATCAACGGCGATAAAGGCTATAACGGCCTCGCCGAAGTCGGTAAGCAGTTTGAAAAGGACACCGGCATTAAGGTCACGGTCGAACACCCTGACAAGCTGGAAGAGAAGTATCCGCAGGTGGCCGCCACCGGCGACGGCCCGGACATCATCTTCTGGGCCCATGACCGTTTTGGTGGCTATGCCCAGTCGGGCCTGGTGGCCGAAGTCAGCCCGGACAAAGCCTTTAAGGACAAGCTGTTCCCGTTCACCTGGGATGCGGTCACCTTTAACGGCAAGCTGATCGGTTACCCGGTGGCGGTAGAGTCGCTGTCGCTGATTTACAACAAAGACCTGGTGAAAACCCCGCCGAAAACCTGGGAAGAGATCCCGGCGCTGGACAAGACGCTGAAGGCTCAGGGCAAAAGCGCCATCATGTGGAACCTGCAGGAACCCTACTTCACCTGGCCAATTATCGCGGCCGATGGCGGCTATGCCTTCAAGTATGTTGACGGCAAATACGACATCAAAAACACCGGCGTCAACAATGAAGGCTCGAAAGCTGGATTACAGTTCATCGTCGATCTGGTGAAAAACAAGCACATCAGCGCCGACACCGACTACTCGATTTCCGAAGCCGCCTTCAACAAAGGGCAAACCGCGCTGACCATCGACGGTCCGTGGGCCTGGTCAAACCTCGATAAGAGCAAGATCAACTACGGCGTCGCGCTGCTGCCAACCTTCCACGGCAAGCCGTCGAAACCCTTTGTTGGCGTGCTGACCGCCGGCATCAACGCCGCCAGCCCGAATAAGGAACTGGCGAAGGAGTTTATCGAAAACTACCTGATCACCGATGCGGGCCTGGCCGCCGTCAACAAGGATAAGCCGCTGGGTGCGGTGGCGCTGAAGTCGTACCAGCAGAAACTGGAAAGCGACCCGCGCATTGCCGCCACCATGGCCAACTCCAAAAATGGCGAAATCATGCCGAACATCCCGCAAATGAGTGCCTTCTGGTACGCCGAACGCAGCGCGATCATCAACGCGGTCAATGGCCGTCAGACCGTGCCGCAGGCGTTGAAAGATGTTGAAACCCGCGTCACGAAATAA
- the malF gene encoding maltose ABC transporter permease MalF: MPFAQTSLTTSAKRPLKTAIARALIVLFALLAGYLIVLMYAQGEYLFAILTLLLSSLGLFIYGNRRAYAWRYVYPGLAGMALFVLFPLVCTIAIAFTNYSSVHQLTFERAQSVLMDRQFSADNAWNFALYPDGDRWQLALTSPENGAVMVSKPFAFNATTPQTLEMAAQTLPETEKAGLRVITQNRQALSQLSARLADGTQLRMSSLRQFSGTQPLYQLSKSDNLLTDSQSGKVYRPNMDSGFYQAIDAKGGWETEVLSPGFTVGIGWKNFLRVVQDDGIQKPFLSIFVWTVVFSLLTVVLTTAVGMVLACVVQWDELKGKAAYRLLLILPYAVPAFISILIFKGLFNQSFGEINLVLSTLFGIKPAWFSDPLTAKTMLIIVNTWLGYPYMMILCMGLLKAIPDDLYEASAMDGATPVQNFFRITLPLLIKPLTPLMIASFAFNFNNFVLIQLLTNGGPDRLGTTTPAGHTDLLVSYTWRIAFEGGGGQDFGLAAAIATLIFLLVGGLAAINLKASRMKFD, translated from the coding sequence ATGCCTTTCGCTCAGACCAGCCTGACAACGTCTGCCAAACGACCGCTGAAAACCGCGATCGCCAGGGCGCTGATCGTGCTTTTTGCCCTGCTGGCCGGTTATTTGATTGTGCTGATGTATGCGCAGGGAGAGTACCTGTTCGCCATTCTGACGCTCCTTCTCTCAAGCCTCGGCCTGTTTATTTATGGCAACCGCCGCGCGTACGCCTGGCGCTACGTCTATCCCGGCCTGGCGGGCATGGCCCTGTTCGTGCTGTTCCCGCTGGTGTGCACCATCGCCATCGCCTTTACCAACTACAGCAGCGTCCACCAGCTGACCTTCGAGCGGGCGCAGAGCGTGCTGATGGACCGGCAGTTCAGCGCCGATAACGCCTGGAACTTCGCGCTCTATCCGGATGGCGATCGGTGGCAGCTGGCCCTGACCTCGCCGGAAAACGGTGCGGTGATGGTCTCCAAACCGTTCGCCTTTAACGCCACCACGCCACAAACGCTGGAGATGGCGGCGCAAACCCTGCCGGAGACGGAGAAAGCCGGGCTGCGGGTGATCACCCAGAATCGTCAGGCATTAAGCCAGCTCTCCGCCAGACTGGCTGACGGCACCCAGCTGCGCATGAGTTCGCTGCGCCAGTTCTCTGGCACCCAGCCGCTGTATCAGCTCAGCAAGAGCGATAATCTGCTGACCGACAGCCAGAGCGGCAAGGTGTACCGTCCCAATATGGACAGCGGTTTTTATCAGGCGATTGATGCCAAAGGCGGCTGGGAAACCGAGGTGCTGAGCCCCGGTTTTACCGTCGGTATTGGCTGGAAAAACTTCCTGCGCGTGGTGCAGGATGACGGCATCCAGAAGCCGTTCCTGTCGATTTTTGTCTGGACGGTGGTGTTCTCGCTGCTGACGGTTGTCCTGACCACCGCGGTCGGCATGGTGCTGGCCTGCGTGGTGCAGTGGGATGAACTGAAAGGCAAGGCGGCCTATCGCCTGCTGCTGATCCTGCCGTATGCGGTACCGGCGTTTATTTCCATCCTGATTTTCAAAGGGTTATTCAACCAGAGCTTCGGCGAGATCAACCTGGTGCTCAGCACCCTGTTCGGCATCAAACCGGCGTGGTTCAGCGACCCGCTGACCGCCAAAACCATGCTGATTATCGTCAACACCTGGCTCGGTTATCCCTACATGATGATTTTGTGTATGGGCCTGCTGAAAGCCATTCCCGACGACCTATATGAAGCCTCGGCAATGGATGGTGCCACGCCGGTGCAGAACTTCTTCCGCATCACGCTGCCGCTGCTGATTAAGCCGCTGACGCCGCTGATGATTGCCAGCTTTGCCTTTAACTTTAATAACTTTGTGCTGATCCAGCTGCTGACTAACGGCGGCCCGGACCGGCTGGGCACCACCACACCGGCCGGGCATACCGATCTGCTGGTCAGCTACACCTGGCGCATCGCCTTTGAAGGCGGCGGCGGCCAGGACTTTGGTCTGGCGGCGGCAATCGCCACGCTGATTTTCCTGCTGGTTGGCGGCCTGGCGGCCATCAATCTGAAAGCGTCACGAATGAAATTCGATTAA